aagaagaggatttACATACGGAAGATGTCGAATTAGATGCCACATCTGCCTACAATGATGTTGTGGCAAAGAAAGCTCCAGTGATAGAAGATTCTATGTTGAAAGTCGGACAACTTTCAAGCGATGAGGAATATCGAGATGAGaccgaggaagaagatgatgaaggaGCAGCTGATGATACGCCCCTGTTTGATAAGACTTTACGTACTGCTAAACAGCCAGATCACGTCTCACATTCCCTTTTGTTTCAACGAATATTGCAACATAACCAGGGGAAAAGGAAAAATCAACAGCTCTTTACATCGTCAAAGGATGGGCACAAGAAGGGTGAATTGAGAGAACCTGATTTAGAAGCTGGAAGGGCTGAGAATTTCAGGAAACAAGAACTCCGAGGAACTTCCAATACTGCcttcaagttgaaaagaCCGAATTTAATCAATAACATCTCAGTGCTCAATAATACACCGATAAGTAGGCTGAATACACTTAGTCCTAAGGAAAGAGCGTTATGGAAATGGGCGAATGTGGAGAATTTAGACACTTTTTTTCAAGATGTTTACCGTTATTATTTGGGGAACGGTTACTTTTGCATTGTACTggagaagattttgaacattgcTACACTGATATTTGTTGTTTTCATTTCCACCTATATGGGATATTGCATTGATTATTCCAAATTACCTGATAGTCACAAACTAGCTGAAGTCACAGTTGAGCATTGTTACTCAAGAAATATTACGGGAACCACAAAATTCTTGTTGTGGGTTTTTTACATTTTCGTTGTATTGAAAGTAGCACAACTATATTTCGACGTTCAGAACCTAAGAGACATTCACAATTTCTACAATTATCTCCTCAACATATCGGATAAAGAACTCCAAACAATCCCATGGCAGAATATTATTCAACAGATCATGTACCTAAAGGATCAAAATGCATTGACGGCTAATGTAGTCGAGGTCAAAGCCAAAAACAGAATTGATGCGCATGATATTGCAAATAGAATAATGAGAAAGGAAAATTATCTTATCGCAATGTACAACAATGATGTGCTTAACTTATCATTACCCGTGCCACTGTACCGAACAAGTACGTTAACGAAGACTTTGGAATGGAATATCAACCTCTGCATTATGGGGTATGCTTTCAACGAATCATCATTTATCAAgcaaagtttcttgaaggctTCACAACAAGAATATTTAAAAGAGGAATTACAAAAGAGGTTTATGCTTGCGGGCTTTTTGAATATAATTCTTTCACCATTCCTTGTGGCGTACTTTCTTCTACTCTATTTCTTCAGGTACTTTAATGAATACAAGACTTCGCCCGGTTCATTAGGTGCGCGGCAATATACGCCGATGGCTGACTGGAAATTTAGAGAGTATAACGAGTTGTAccatctttttcaaaggagGATCGGTTTAAGTGCGGGCTTGGCAGACAAATACATCAACCAGTTCCCAAAGGAGGGTACAAATATTTTTTTAAGATTCGTTGCGTTTGTTTCTGGCTCCTTTGTGGCAGTCCTGGCACTGTTGACAATATTTGATCCTgagaatttcttcaactttgaaataACTCATGAAAGAACGGCGCTTTTTTATATCACAATATTGGGAGCCGTGTGGACAGTTTGCAAGAATTCTGTGTCGGACGATTACAATGTATTTGATCCTGAGAAGACTATAAACGAGCTCGCTTCTTATACTCATTATCTACCCGATGAGTGGAATGGGAGATACCATACAGAAGAGGTGAAGAATGAATTCTGCAAGCTTTACAACTTGAGAATAATAATTTTATTACGAGAACTAGCCAGTCTGGTTTTAACGCCATTTATATTGTGGTTCTCTCTTCCCAAGAGTGCTGACAAAATTGTGGAGTTCTTTCGCGAAACATCCGTTTATGTCGATGGGTTGGGATATGTCTGTAAATATGCAATGTTCGGAGTGAATGAGCCAAAAGAATTTCCAGAGGGCAAAGTACAACAAGGTTCATCGAAGCAGGCACGAGCACAAAGTACCAGTACTTCTGATAATGCACAAGTGAATTCGGAACCTGAAGaatctgatgaagaggaaaacgGTAATGCCATCAATAAAATGATGCAATCATATCTCTACTTTATCGATGACTACGAAAACAGTGACAATGCAGTAGGCAAACATCAAGTTCCTCTTAAAAGGTTCGATGAACTGAAAAAGGTTCCAGACTTGAGCAATAGTTACTCATGGAAGAAACAATTTCAGCCAGGTCAAAGGCCTGAGTTGTTCAGAATTGGTAAACATTCACTGGAAAGACGATCTTCTGTTCCTCAGCCCACTGCGCAAGAGGGCGCTTCGAAGGGAACCGCAAACAAAAAAAGCTTTACACAATCTGGTGATCGTAATAGGACCCTCGGCGAGTCCTTTATAAACTCTGTTCCTTCTGGCAATCGTGATAATAGTGGCGGACGTGAAGGAAACTCAAGAGAACAAGGCGGTGGGGTGTTGGGCCTAGTAAAGGAATTCTACAAGAATCAGATATGAAGAGATTATGATTAACGCAAAGTCATAATCATTTTATCGAGGTTTTCACTTCAAGCTGGTCACTTTATAATTAAGGGCTGGGTATAGATTCAACTGCAATTTAGAAATACTATATTTATGCTTTATTAATATTTTACATTTTTTCACACGAGCCTTCAATACAAAACCCATCATGATTGCTCTAGCTACGCTCTCTTAGGACTAGTTTTGTATATTCAACCAATACTGGAAAATGTGAGAGACTGATGCGATCCTTGTAAGAAGGAGCGGTCATTAAACCTCTGAATATAACTCGTAATATAAAGTCACTCTCACTCACTTCTTACCACTGCGTAACCTCTTCTCTCTATCATATTTATTCTTTTCTGCACCTTCTTCGGTACTAATCGTATTAATGATGTGAGCCATCTTCGAGTGGTATCTACCGGCAGACTCCTTTTGACTTGTAATTCTTTGTCTGGCTTCAAATTTAGTGTCCTTACgaatttctttcatggTGAATTTACgctccttcttcaataagctcttcatcttgttaATCTCGCTTCGAGTTTTATCTGGATCGTACGATTTCTTATCAGGGTTGAAgttttcttcgaatttAGGAGCATGAGATGGAATGGACATCGGTCTGTGGTGTTGCAACGTCAATGGAGTATGATCACTAAAGCTCTCTAACCTTTTGGTTTTCTCTAGTATTCGCTGTGTTACCTGTAGTTTTGGGCATTTTGTAGTTAGCTCATTGAGTAAGGTCACAATATTCAAAgtaatttcttgaaatgctGGAAGCTCTTTCCATATTAGTGATACTGTATTGTCCACGGACTCAAGGACGTTTAGTAATACTGTAGTACTGAACTCATCATTATCACTATTATCGTCAAAAACCTGATGTAAGTGCAAGATCGAAGACTCGGCATCTATTATGTTCTCAATATGATTAATATGCAACTCGTCGGAGTCTAACTTCACTTGAGGTAGAGTATCGTTCTTAGATTTAGGTAAAAGGGATCCCAAACACTTTTCATAATAGTATACCAACTCTGGAACGTAACGTTTGGAAATTCGCTGGTATTGTAGAGATATCCTTGCCAAAATTGCACCGAATGCCAATTTCCCCATGCTATCGTATTTCATCTGCTCTAAAAGTTCAGCAATGAGAATGGAACTAGGTGTGACAACCAGATGATATTGGTCGGAGGTAGAGAAGATAGTTCCGATTACGGCGAAAAACACTAGGTCAGAAGCCATTAAAACATTATACTGTTTGGCTTTAAATCTTTCCTGCATCTCCGAAATTATGTTCCGGCATTCAGTTGACAATGCTTGATTATACTTCTCGGACAAAGACTTTAAGATATTGAGCAACAGATTTTGCACTTTGGCAAACTCTTCCACATTTTTGATGTAGTTCTGGTCCGATAGGAATAGAATATGTCTGAGTAAAACTCTTGTGAATTTCCCAAGCCTTTCGTTGTTACCTTCTGCGAGTTTTGGCTGGTAAGCATTTATAATTTTTCTCACTTGCTTAGGCTGTTCAGTAAGAGAATAATTTTGCAGGAACTTTAGGAAATCTTCATGATGTTCCGGGCAAGGGACAGATCTTGGAAGAATGCGCTTTCCATCGacctcttcttcgtcactCGCTGCTCCTTCTAAGTTTACATCGTCATCAGAGTTTGCAATATCATCCGCtttctcctcatcagaaTTGGCCCAGAATTCATCTTCTAAATCTTCAACGcccttttcttcaccagtctCCACCTCCAACATACCGCTCATACGTTCCAATCTTTGCTTTTccaattgagctttcttctcctctgCTTCTGTTTttaactcttcttcagtctttGTTCTATCGCTTGGCACAGCTCTTCTGTCCATTGTAAGTTCCCTCACTTTCATATCATAAGCCTTATCAgtagtttcttcaatcagCTTGTTGTCTGGCGTTTTCGATCCTTTAGGAATAGAGGCCCTTAGCTCTGAAAAGacgtcttcaaaattttcatccagttcatcaatttgatccTCCAGCTTTTCTTGAGCCTTTTGTCTCTCATGCTTATAAAATTTAGATTTCGCAATAACTTCCTTCATGACCTCGGCTTTGGTTTTCTTTCTAGCAGGTTCTGAACTCTCGCCCAAAGCGTCTTGTTCGTCTTCAAACATTGGACGCTTAAAGTTATCAGGACTACGATCTCCATTTTCCAATCCCAAGTCACCTTCATCGAAATCGTCTTTTAAAGCTTCCCCTAAATGAGTCAGTTCCCCTCCAAACATATCAgcaccttcatcatcttcatcatcattcaaatcaaacagGCTGTTCTTCCCACGAGACTGACTCTGTCTTTCCCTAGTGAAACGCTCCAGCATCTTATCCTCCTCACTAAGATCCTTACTTCTCTCACCGAAACGCTTATCAAGAAACCCGTTCCTCTTCGTTTTGTAAGCCATCTTGGCTTCGAAAGctctcttcctctgctcTTCACCAACTTGTTTCGAGATGCCTGGCTTTCCAACGGCCTTATTATCATTTTGTGAACCATCTACATGCTTATTCCTAACTTTTTTAACTTCGAAAGGATTAAATTGTTCTCTGATATTCGCTATAACCTTTTCTCTCTCTTCTCGATCATACTGCTTTGGCTTTCTCTTGGATCctttctttgtctttcCACCATTTGTTTGACCCGTGAGATTATGAGCCTTCAAAGCGGCTTTAAGACTCTTCAATTGAGAACCACCCATTCTCACTAATCCTTGAAAGACTCGGCTGGGGAACAACAATAATTAGAGGCAACAGTTTTCTTCAGTCAAATCTCTTTATTATCTCAGCTCATCgcagctcatcgctttcaaatttttcagatccGTTCAGCacgatttttcaagtttcaaTAATTCAAAGGTGGCAAATCGAAACTTGAAAGGGACCATTAATCACACAACGTAAAAGTCTCAATCCGTTAGCTTGGGAGGGTTTAATAACAGCATTTAGAGATGTCAAGAGACGCACCAATTAAGGCAGAAAGAGACTATACGgagctcttgaaagaagagctgCCAAAGATCGAACAGTTGTCGATTAATGACTGGCGAGGGGGTCTGGATCAGTTGCTTGCCTTGGAGAAAAAGACCAGACAGGCCTCTGACCTGGCATCTTCGAAGCAAATTATTTCCAGTATTGTTGATTTGTTAGTTTCCAAGGGTCAATGGGATGAATTagatgatcaattgacacTGTTATCCAAGAAACATGGTCAACTGAAACTTTCAATCCAATATATGGTTCAGAGAATCATGAAACACTTGGAAGATGATAAGAATATTGCTTTAGAGACTAAGATTAAGGCCATTGAGAGTATCAGAACGGTAACTGAAAACAAGATATTTGTAGAAGTTGAAAGGGCAAGAGTTACCAGGGAATTGGCTCATATCAGAAGACAGCAAGGTAAGATAGAGGAAGCTGCTGATATACTGTGTGAGTTACAAGTAGAGACATATGGTTCGATGGAGATGTCTGAAAAGATCGAATTTATCCTAGAACAAATGGAACTAAGTATATTGAAAGGTGATTATTCACAGGCAACTGTCTTGTCGAGAAAgattctgaagaagacattcaaaaatgtgAAATATGAATCGTTGAAGTTGCGTTATTACGAATTGTTAATCAAGATCGGGCTTCACAAGAGAGATTACTTGGAAGTCGCGCAATATTTCCAGGAAATCTATCAAACTGAGTCTGTTAAAAAGGAGGAAAACTTATGGAAACCCGCTTTGTCGCATATGGTATACTTTTTGATTCTTTCGCCATGcggaaatcttcaaaatgatcTTATTCACAAAGTCCAGCTGGAtaataatttgaaaaaactgGAGACTCAAGAGTCGCTTGTCAAGATGTTTACTACACCAGAACTAATGAGATGGGTtattatcaagaaaaaattCGAGCCCGTACTAAGCAAGGATGAAGTAGCATTTGGTGGTAAAGACAATCTCCACCATTGGGATGAGCTGCACAAGAGACTGACAGAGCACAATCTAAGAGTAATCTCGAAGTATTACTTGAAAATCACGCTTCCAAGATTAAATGAACTATTGGACCTGACCGAGTCGGAGACGGAGACTTTTATCAGCGATCTTGTCAATCAAGGTATCATTTATGCCAAAATAAATAGACCAGCTAAAGTGGTCAATTTCGAGAAACCGAAAAATTCTAGTGAGTTACTGAATGAATGGTCACAAAATGTTGATCACCTTTTGGAACATATCGAAACTATCGGGCATTTGATtacaaaggaagagattatGTACGGATTGAAGGCCAAATAAATAGATTGAAATGAATTACGCTAAGTACGAAACAACCTTGTATCTCACCCAGAGTTATTTCCATTCAAATTATCCTGTTgccttgttcttctttgctttGCACTCTCAACAAGACTGTCCCAACGTTCTCGTAGCTTGACAATTTGATTTGAGAGT
The window above is part of the Torulaspora delbrueckii CBS 1146 chromosome 3, complete genome genome. Proteins encoded here:
- the ATG9 gene encoding autophagy protein ATG9 (similar to Saccharomyces cerevisiae ATG9 (YDL149W); ancestral locus Anc_7.328) gives rise to the protein MDKNNSPLPQNARDTFLSRVFGLQSEEVSSSIHTEEMSNFAEERAQESQNGTPRNHSPTEDEDQTSGDEELRIPESDQGTTTEEEDLHTEDVELDATSAYNDVVAKKAPVIEDSMLKVGQLSSDEEYRDETEEEDDEGAADDTPLFDKTLRTAKQPDHVSHSLLFQRILQHNQGKRKNQQLFTSSKDGHKKGELREPDLEAGRAENFRKQELRGTSNTAFKLKRPNLINNISVLNNTPISRLNTLSPKERALWKWANVENLDTFFQDVYRYYLGNGYFCIVLEKILNIATLIFVVFISTYMGYCIDYSKLPDSHKLAEVTVEHCYSRNITGTTKFLLWVFYIFVVLKVAQLYFDVQNLRDIHNFYNYLLNISDKELQTIPWQNIIQQIMYLKDQNALTANVVEVKAKNRIDAHDIANRIMRKENYLIAMYNNDVLNLSLPVPLYRTSTLTKTLEWNINLCIMGYAFNESSFIKQSFLKASQQEYLKEELQKRFMLAGFLNIILSPFLVAYFLLLYFFRYFNEYKTSPGSLGARQYTPMADWKFREYNELYHLFQRRIGLSAGLADKYINQFPKEGTNIFLRFVAFVSGSFVAVLALLTIFDPENFFNFEITHERTALFYITILGAVWTVCKNSVSDDYNVFDPEKTINELASYTHYLPDEWNGRYHTEEVKNEFCKLYNLRIIILLRELASLVLTPFILWFSLPKSADKIVEFFRETSVYVDGLGYVCKYAMFGVNEPKEFPEGKVQQGSSKQARAQSTSTSDNAQVNSEPEESDEEENGNAINKMMQSYLYFIDDYENSDNAVGKHQVPLKRFDELKKVPDLSNSYSWKKQFQPGQRPELFRIGKHSLERRSSVPQPTAQEGASKGTANKKSFTQSGDRNRTLGESFINSVPSGNRDNSGGREGNSREQGGGVLGLVKEFYKNQI
- the NOP14 gene encoding snoRNA-binding rRNA-processing protein NOP14 (similar to Saccharomyces cerevisiae NOP14 (YDL148C); ancestral locus Anc_7.327), which encodes MGGSQLKSLKAALKAHNLTGQTNGGKTKKGSKRKPKQYDREEREKVIANIREQFNPFEVKKVRNKHVDGSQNDNKAVGKPGISKQVGEEQRKRAFEAKMAYKTKRNGFLDKRFGERSKDLSEEDKMLERFTRERQSQSRGKNSLFDLNDDEDDEGADMFGGELTHLGEALKDDFDEGDLGLENGDRSPDNFKRPMFEDEQDALGESSEPARKKTKAEVMKEVIAKSKFYKHERQKAQEKLEDQIDELDENFEDVFSELRASIPKGSKTPDNKLIEETTDKAYDMKVRELTMDRRAVPSDRTKTEEELKTEAEEKKAQLEKQRLERMSGMLEVETGEEKGVEDLEDEFWANSDEEKADDIANSDDDVNLEGAASDEEEVDGKRILPRSVPCPEHHEDFLKFLQNYSLTEQPKQVRKIINAYQPKLAEGNNERLGKFTRVLLRHILFLSDQNYIKNVEEFAKVQNLLLNILKSLSEKYNQALSTECRNIISEMQERFKAKQYNVLMASDLVFFAVIGTIFSTSDQYHLVVTPSSILIAELLEQMKYDSMGKLAFGAILARISLQYQRISKRYVPELVYYYEKCLGSLLPKSKNDTLPQVKLDSDELHINHIENIIDAESSILHLHQVFDDNSDNDEFSTTVLLNVLESVDNTVSLIWKELPAFQEITLNIVTLLNELTTKCPKLQVTQRILEKTKRLESFSDHTPLTLQHHRPMSIPSHAPKFEENFNPDKKSYDPDKTRSEINKMKSLLKKERKFTMKEIRKDTKFEARQRITSQKESAGRYHSKMAHIINTISTEEGAEKNKYDREKRLRSGKK
- the RPN5 gene encoding proteasome regulatory particle lid subunit RPN5 (similar to Saccharomyces cerevisiae RPN5 (YDL147W); ancestral locus Anc_7.326), which gives rise to MSRDAPIKAERDYTELLKEELPKIEQLSINDWRGGLDQLLALEKKTRQASDLASSKQIISSIVDLLVSKGQWDELDDQLTLLSKKHGQLKLSIQYMVQRIMKHLEDDKNIALETKIKAIESIRTVTENKIFVEVERARVTRELAHIRRQQGKIEEAADILCELQVETYGSMEMSEKIEFILEQMELSILKGDYSQATVLSRKILKKTFKNVKYESLKLRYYELLIKIGLHKRDYLEVAQYFQEIYQTESVKKEENLWKPALSHMVYFLILSPCGNLQNDLIHKVQLDNNLKKLETQESLVKMFTTPELMRWVIIKKKFEPVLSKDEVAFGGKDNLHHWDELHKRLTEHNLRVISKYYLKITLPRLNELLDLTESETETFISDLVNQGIIYAKINRPAKVVNFEKPKNSSELLNEWSQNVDHLLEHIETIGHLITKEEIMYGLKAK